One region of Priestia megaterium genomic DNA includes:
- a CDS encoding sigma-54-dependent Fis family transcriptional regulator, producing the protein MESTLSLNTWKRFVNEGALESPRLNDIIVKSWHRCKSADVNPYLDKGRSILKNEDFHSRKQMNSLFLETALPHLERIRQSAADLGMVALLIDPEGYILSITGNRLTLNEARKINFVEGACWTEKEVGTNAIGTALQTEEPIMITGTEHYSIASHQWSCSAAPVRNDDGNLIGIINISCPVNRAHPYMLGMVTSIAYTIERELSIRMHKDEIELVHASMNFIDSKQLLLLCNYKEVIVGASKTVRECIPKWSGLQLNTIVKQGFRIVMEVPVISKRHGHSIGKIVYLSEETTHNQTTKQISAQSFCFKGEAGISRSFQRTLEEIKQAAPTDTTVYILGETGTGKEVVARTIHENSSRKNGPFIALNCGAIPKELMESELFGYAEGAFTGARRQGYQGKFEQANHGTIFLDEIGELPHSMQISLLRVLQERKVTPVGSNQEIPVDIRIITATHRDLRQLVSEGKFREDLYYRLHVYPVYVPPLRERKEDIPHLMRYFCQTNDWNMNFPKELVDKLIDYQWPGNIRELFNVLERLKISLNTDSEKETILSYLSSLNLVGGQRNISHSDTSQEIEENDFTSLSALTFREKVQKDLMMDALRKTQGNVSLAAKLLDIPRSTFYNRLKKFNL; encoded by the coding sequence ATGGAATCCACACTTTCTTTAAACACATGGAAACGTTTTGTGAACGAAGGGGCACTTGAATCCCCAAGGTTAAACGACATTATTGTGAAATCATGGCATCGTTGTAAAAGCGCAGATGTTAATCCTTACCTAGATAAAGGCAGATCGATTTTAAAAAACGAAGATTTTCATTCTCGAAAACAAATGAATTCTTTATTTCTTGAAACGGCGTTGCCGCACTTAGAAAGAATAAGACAATCAGCGGCGGATTTAGGAATGGTTGCTCTATTAATTGACCCAGAAGGCTATATTTTATCTATTACAGGAAATAGACTTACACTGAATGAAGCAAGAAAAATTAATTTTGTGGAAGGTGCTTGTTGGACAGAAAAAGAAGTAGGCACAAATGCAATCGGTACGGCTCTGCAAACGGAAGAGCCCATTATGATAACGGGTACAGAACATTATTCGATTGCTTCGCATCAATGGAGCTGTTCGGCAGCACCTGTTCGAAATGACGACGGAAATTTAATTGGGATTATTAATATTTCCTGTCCTGTAAACAGAGCTCATCCTTATATGCTTGGAATGGTTACATCCATCGCGTATACAATCGAACGGGAATTAAGCATTCGAATGCACAAAGACGAAATTGAGTTGGTTCATGCTTCTATGAATTTCATTGATAGCAAACAGCTCTTGCTGCTTTGCAATTACAAAGAAGTGATTGTAGGAGCAAGTAAAACCGTTCGGGAATGTATACCAAAATGGTCAGGCTTGCAGTTGAATACGATTGTAAAACAGGGATTTCGTATAGTAATGGAAGTGCCTGTCATTTCAAAAAGACACGGTCATTCTATTGGAAAGATTGTTTACTTATCAGAAGAAACGACTCATAACCAAACAACTAAACAGATCTCTGCTCAATCATTTTGTTTTAAAGGAGAAGCAGGCATAAGCCGATCCTTTCAGCGAACATTAGAAGAAATAAAGCAGGCGGCTCCTACGGATACAACAGTCTATATTTTAGGGGAAACAGGTACTGGAAAAGAAGTAGTGGCGAGAACGATTCATGAAAACAGCTCGCGTAAAAACGGGCCTTTTATTGCTCTTAATTGTGGTGCCATTCCGAAGGAACTTATGGAAAGTGAATTATTTGGCTATGCAGAAGGAGCCTTTACAGGAGCACGGCGTCAAGGATACCAAGGAAAGTTTGAGCAGGCTAATCACGGTACGATTTTTCTTGATGAAATAGGTGAGCTTCCTCATTCTATGCAGATTTCTTTACTAAGAGTATTGCAAGAGCGCAAGGTCACGCCTGTGGGAAGCAATCAGGAAATTCCGGTAGACATCCGGATTATTACCGCTACTCATCGAGATCTTCGTCAGCTTGTCAGTGAAGGGAAGTTTCGAGAAGATTTATATTACCGGCTTCACGTGTATCCCGTGTATGTTCCGCCTTTACGGGAAAGAAAAGAAGATATTCCACATCTTATGCGGTACTTTTGTCAAACGAATGATTGGAATATGAATTTCCCCAAGGAACTAGTAGATAAATTGATAGATTACCAGTGGCCGGGAAACATTCGAGAATTATTTAATGTACTTGAGCGCTTGAAGATTTCGCTAAACACGGACTCAGAAAAAGAGACAATATTGAGTTATTTGAGTTCTTTAAACCTTGTTGGTGGTCAGAGGAACATCTCTCACTCTGATACTTCACAAGAAATAGAAGAAAACGATTTTACGTCCCTATCCGCACTCACATTTCGTGAAAAAGTTCAAAAAGACTTGATGATGGATGCTTTACGTAAAACCCAGGGAAATGTGTCGCTTGCTGCTAAGCTGTTAGATATACCAAGAAGTACATTTTATAACAGACTAAAAAAATTCAATTTATAA
- a CDS encoding HTH-type transcriptional regulator Hpr, producing the protein MSKQENEYTIKDASLFGFKLMQVSKAIWRAAEDDWEQWVKPYGLNVNEHHILCLASSTGEISMSELANLGAMHISTAFNFSKKLENQGYLYLSKRENDKRNTYIKLTENGEQLLLDTLKGYEPHNSKICKGALPLKTLYGKFPDFPELVTVVRHVCGGDLVTVAEQPFVNIEEAGIEENEDKKEVQLTSN; encoded by the coding sequence ATGTCGAAACAAGAAAATGAATACACAATAAAAGATGCATCATTGTTTGGATTTAAATTAATGCAGGTAAGTAAAGCCATCTGGCGAGCTGCAGAAGATGATTGGGAGCAATGGGTGAAGCCTTATGGTCTGAATGTAAATGAGCATCATATTTTATGTTTGGCTAGCAGCACGGGAGAAATCTCTATGTCAGAGTTAGCTAACTTAGGAGCTATGCATATCTCTACAGCATTTAATTTTTCGAAAAAATTAGAAAATCAAGGGTATCTGTATCTATCCAAAAGAGAAAATGATAAAAGAAACACCTATATCAAACTGACTGAAAATGGAGAACAATTATTGCTTGACACGCTCAAAGGGTATGAACCACATAACAGTAAGATATGCAAAGGCGCACTTCCTTTAAAAACGTTATACGGAAAATTTCCCGATTTTCCAGAGCTCGTAACCGTTGTTCGTCACGTTTGTGGCGGCGACCTAGTGACCGTTGCTGAGCAACCTTTTGTGAATATAGAAGAAGCGGGAATAGAAGAAAATGAAGATAAGAAAGAAGTCCAGCTAACTAGTAATTGA
- a CDS encoding cystathionine gamma-synthase family protein: MTDKQFRNVQDGTKAVWAGEKESLAYNATQVPVVFSVAYNYDDVDEWQEVALGNKPGYTYNRMSNPTVKAFEEKVRILEEAEESVAFSSGMAAISSTLYTFLKPGDRVVSVKDTYGGTNKIFTEFLPNIGVDVTLCNTGNHEEIEAEVNKGCKVLYLESPTNPTMKIIDIERIAKAGKSVGAVVIIDNTFATPINQNPLQLGVDLVIHSATKFLSGHADALGGVVCGSKELMQHVYHYREINGATMDPMSAYLILRGMKTLKLRIRQQERSALEIAKFLQKKEAVEAVYYPGLETHPHHHIAKKQMKGFGGILSFVLKGEMEAIKILLPKLTYANKAGNLGAVETIYGPARTTSHVECTLEERKALGISEGLVRISVGIEDTEDLIADLEQAFAHLESASPISN; this comes from the coding sequence ATGACAGACAAACAGTTTAGAAATGTACAAGACGGCACAAAAGCGGTATGGGCAGGAGAAAAAGAATCGCTTGCTTACAATGCCACTCAAGTTCCCGTCGTCTTCAGCGTAGCTTACAATTATGATGATGTAGACGAATGGCAAGAAGTTGCGTTAGGAAACAAACCAGGCTATACGTATAATCGCATGAGTAATCCTACGGTTAAAGCTTTTGAAGAAAAAGTAAGGATACTTGAAGAAGCAGAAGAGTCGGTCGCATTTTCCTCCGGCATGGCGGCTATTAGCAGCACATTATACACGTTTTTAAAACCCGGAGACCGAGTCGTATCGGTAAAAGATACATATGGGGGAACAAACAAAATCTTCACTGAGTTTCTTCCTAACATTGGAGTGGATGTAACCTTATGTAATACGGGGAATCATGAAGAAATTGAAGCGGAAGTAAATAAAGGATGTAAAGTGCTGTATTTAGAATCTCCTACAAATCCTACGATGAAAATTATTGATATTGAAAGAATAGCGAAAGCAGGAAAATCGGTAGGGGCAGTGGTCATTATTGATAATACGTTTGCGACACCAATTAACCAAAACCCTCTTCAATTAGGAGTAGATCTTGTCATTCACAGCGCCACAAAATTTTTAAGCGGACACGCCGATGCTTTAGGCGGAGTAGTATGCGGCTCTAAAGAATTAATGCAGCATGTGTATCACTACCGTGAGATCAATGGCGCGACCATGGACCCTATGTCAGCGTATCTTATTTTAAGAGGAATGAAGACGTTAAAGCTGCGTATACGTCAACAAGAACGAAGTGCTTTGGAAATTGCTAAATTTCTTCAAAAGAAAGAAGCTGTTGAAGCCGTCTATTATCCTGGATTGGAAACACACCCTCATCATCATATTGCCAAAAAACAAATGAAAGGCTTTGGCGGAATATTAAGCTTTGTGTTAAAAGGAGAAATGGAAGCTATTAAAATTTTGCTGCCAAAGTTAACGTATGCAAATAAAGCCGGTAATTTAGGAGCAGTTGAAACGATTTACGGTCCGGCAAGAACGACTAGTCACGTAGAATGTACGCTTGAAGAACGTAAAGCTCTTGGAATATCCGAAGGACTGGTTCGCATATCTGTAGGAATTGAAGATACGGAAGATTTAATTGCAGACTTAGAACAAGCATTTGCTCACTTAGAATCTGCATCACCTATTAGTAATTAA
- a CDS encoding dihydrolipoamide acetyltransferase family protein yields MAAEVVMPKLGMAMKEGTVSTWNKKVGDSVSKGDMIASINSEKIEMEIEAPQDGVILDILVQEDVGVPPGTIICYVGNPNEQLTEQNRSANELQAPKNEVAATISLEEPPANAASSKKSKETVRISPIARKIAESENIDIETIKGTGPKGRITKADVEKVLAERAAEASHPPAERDNPAINKETLPVAGMRKVIASRMHNSLLNSAQLTINMRADVTDLLSLQQEIKEVTQQRHKVKISLTDFIARACVLSLQEHKQMNSAYIDNEIHLYNHVHLGMAVALENGLVVPVMQHAEKMSLVELAAEIKTRAGDARQGQLSTDRMQGSTFTITNLGTYGVEYFTPVLNPPETGILGVGATEDVPMYQGDELQRRSLLPLSLTFDHRVLDGAPAANFLGTIKQYLEQPILLLL; encoded by the coding sequence ATGGCTGCAGAGGTTGTAATGCCAAAACTAGGTATGGCAATGAAAGAAGGAACCGTTTCGACATGGAATAAAAAAGTTGGAGACTCCGTTTCAAAAGGAGATATGATTGCAAGCATTAATTCTGAAAAAATAGAAATGGAAATTGAAGCTCCGCAGGACGGTGTGATTCTTGATATCCTTGTACAAGAAGATGTAGGTGTGCCTCCTGGAACGATTATCTGTTATGTTGGAAATCCAAACGAGCAGCTTACTGAGCAGAACCGTTCAGCAAATGAGCTTCAGGCTCCCAAAAACGAGGTAGCGGCTACTATTTCTTTAGAAGAGCCACCAGCAAACGCAGCTTCGTCAAAGAAGAGCAAAGAAACTGTGCGCATTTCACCAATTGCACGGAAAATAGCCGAATCTGAAAACATTGATATTGAGACGATTAAAGGCACGGGACCTAAAGGAAGAATCACAAAAGCGGATGTAGAGAAAGTGCTGGCGGAAAGAGCTGCAGAAGCGAGTCACCCACCGGCAGAAAGAGATAACCCCGCTATAAACAAAGAAACGCTTCCAGTAGCGGGCATGAGGAAAGTCATTGCAAGTCGAATGCATAATAGCTTATTAAACAGTGCTCAATTAACGATTAATATGAGAGCCGACGTGACGGACTTGCTGTCTCTTCAACAAGAAATTAAAGAAGTGACCCAGCAACGCCATAAGGTGAAAATCTCTCTAACCGATTTTATTGCTCGTGCTTGTGTTCTTTCACTTCAAGAACACAAGCAAATGAACAGTGCCTATATCGATAACGAAATTCATCTCTATAACCATGTTCATCTTGGAATGGCCGTGGCTTTAGAAAATGGATTAGTTGTTCCTGTTATGCAGCATGCTGAAAAGATGTCGTTAGTTGAATTAGCTGCAGAGATTAAAACACGAGCAGGGGATGCTCGGCAAGGTCAGCTGAGCACTGATAGAATGCAAGGTTCTACATTCACTATTACTAATCTGGGTACTTACGGAGTAGAGTATTTTACACCTGTATTAAATCCGCCTGAAACAGGAATTCTTGGTGTTGGAGCTACTGAAGATGTACCAATGTATCAAGGAGACGAATTACAAAGAAGAAGCTTGCTGCCTTTAAGCCTGACGTTTGATCATCGGGTACTGGACGGGGCACCTGCAGCTAATTTCCTTGGAACTATTAAACAATACTTAGAGCAACCTATTTTACTACTCTTATAG
- a CDS encoding thiamine pyrophosphate-dependent dehydrogenase E1 component subunit alpha produces MKTAQNKTEKLTREKASWMYQKMVEIRKFEDEVHQIFAKGVLPGFVHLYAGEEAVAVGMCAHLNDSDSITSTHRGHGHCIAKGGDLDGMMAELFGKVTGLGKGKGGSMHIADLDKGILGANGIVGGGFPLACGSALTAKYKKTKDVSVCFFGDGAGNEGTFHEGINLAAIWKLPVVFVAENNGYGEATPFSYASSCSTIADRAASYNIPGVRVDGKDVMAVYEAAAEAIQRARRGEGPTLIECVTYRNYGHFEGDAQTYKSGSEKKEHLQEKDAIALFENYLLSEQVVTEKELRDIDGDVEKAVKRAVELAETSDYPDASELLTDVYVSY; encoded by the coding sequence ATGAAAACTGCTCAAAATAAAACAGAAAAGCTTACGAGAGAAAAAGCCAGCTGGATGTATCAGAAAATGGTAGAAATTCGAAAGTTTGAAGATGAAGTACATCAAATTTTCGCAAAAGGTGTACTGCCTGGTTTTGTTCATCTGTATGCAGGTGAAGAAGCGGTAGCGGTTGGAATGTGCGCTCATCTTAATGACAGTGACAGTATTACGAGCACTCATCGGGGACACGGTCATTGTATTGCTAAAGGCGGCGATTTAGATGGCATGATGGCTGAACTATTTGGGAAGGTAACCGGGTTAGGCAAAGGAAAAGGTGGATCTATGCATATCGCGGATTTAGATAAAGGAATTTTAGGAGCAAATGGAATTGTAGGAGGAGGATTTCCGCTTGCATGCGGTTCTGCTTTAACTGCTAAGTATAAAAAAACAAAAGATGTAAGCGTTTGCTTTTTTGGAGACGGAGCGGGCAATGAAGGAACTTTTCATGAAGGAATTAACTTAGCAGCGATTTGGAAACTACCTGTTGTTTTTGTTGCTGAGAATAATGGCTACGGAGAGGCAACTCCATTTTCTTATGCTTCAAGCTGCAGCACGATTGCAGACCGTGCCGCATCTTACAACATTCCTGGGGTACGAGTGGATGGAAAAGACGTGATGGCTGTTTATGAAGCAGCTGCAGAAGCGATTCAACGAGCGCGCAGAGGGGAAGGCCCAACGTTAATTGAATGTGTAACGTATCGAAATTACGGGCATTTCGAAGGCGACGCACAAACGTATAAATCAGGAAGTGAAAAGAAAGAACATCTTCAGGAAAAAGATGCGATCGCTCTTTTTGAAAATTACTTGCTTTCAGAACAAGTAGTAACTGAAAAAGAGCTTAGAGATATTGATGGTGATGTAGAAAAAGCAGTAAAACGCGCAGTTGAGCTAGCAGAAACAAGCGATTATCCTGATGCTTCCGAACTATTAACAGATGTTTATGTATCCTACTAA
- the lpdA gene encoding dihydrolipoyl dehydrogenase: MKPLVVIGGGPAGYVAAITAARQGKQVTLIEQKDLGGTCLNEGCMPTKSLLASAEAYEKIKQAEQFGITLPLEQVKINWDGVQHHKTAIVKKLVQGIGYLMRKNSIKVMKGEASFLTNHRLAVRNENQVEEVEAEQFIIAAGSEPASLPFAPFDGKWIIHSGQAMSLPAIPSSLLIVGGGVIGCEFASIYSQMGAKVTIVEAADQLLPGEDADIAFTLQEELEKKGVAIYTSALLTEMQPENKKALFKHKEELHELQAEYALISIGRKPRVLGLGLEQVGVHFSKQGIDVNEHMQTNVPNIYACGDVVGGIQLAHVAFHEGTVAALHACGKDKSVNYRAVPRCIYTHPEIASVGMTEKQARSEYGDIRVGEFSFTANGKAMIANNPVGKVKVIVEPQFNEIIGLSIVGAHATELIGQGTIMLHGELTTDVMEDFIAAHPTLSEAIHEALLQSTGQAVHS, encoded by the coding sequence GTGAAACCTTTAGTTGTCATTGGCGGCGGTCCTGCAGGATATGTGGCGGCAATCACTGCCGCCCGGCAAGGAAAACAAGTTACGTTAATCGAACAAAAAGATTTAGGTGGAACATGTTTAAATGAGGGCTGTATGCCAACAAAGTCATTATTAGCAAGCGCGGAAGCCTACGAGAAAATCAAGCAAGCTGAGCAATTCGGCATCACTCTTCCTTTAGAACAAGTGAAAATTAACTGGGATGGCGTTCAGCATCATAAAACAGCTATTGTTAAAAAACTAGTGCAGGGAATTGGCTATTTGATGAGAAAGAACAGTATTAAAGTCATGAAAGGAGAAGCTTCCTTTTTGACAAATCATCGTCTAGCCGTGCGAAATGAAAATCAAGTAGAAGAGGTAGAGGCTGAACAGTTTATTATTGCTGCGGGTTCAGAACCTGCTAGCCTGCCATTTGCTCCGTTTGATGGAAAGTGGATCATTCACAGTGGACAAGCAATGTCGCTGCCTGCTATCCCTTCATCTCTTTTAATAGTAGGAGGAGGGGTAATTGGGTGTGAATTTGCAAGCATTTACAGTCAAATGGGTGCAAAAGTAACGATTGTGGAAGCAGCAGACCAGCTGCTTCCTGGTGAAGATGCCGATATCGCATTTACGTTACAGGAAGAGTTAGAGAAAAAAGGCGTAGCGATTTATACATCCGCTTTGCTAACAGAAATGCAGCCTGAAAACAAAAAAGCTCTATTTAAACATAAAGAAGAGCTGCATGAACTGCAAGCTGAGTATGCATTAATTTCAATTGGAAGAAAACCTAGAGTGCTAGGTTTGGGTTTGGAACAGGTTGGCGTACATTTTTCAAAACAAGGAATTGATGTTAATGAGCATATGCAAACGAATGTACCTAACATCTATGCTTGTGGAGATGTAGTTGGCGGAATTCAGCTTGCTCATGTCGCCTTTCATGAAGGCACAGTTGCTGCTTTGCACGCATGCGGAAAAGATAAGAGCGTAAATTATCGAGCTGTACCACGCTGCATTTATACTCACCCTGAAATTGCAAGTGTCGGTATGACAGAAAAGCAGGCTCGAAGCGAATACGGCGATATTCGCGTGGGAGAATTCTCGTTTACGGCAAACGGCAAAGCGATGATTGCAAATAATCCGGTTGGAAAAGTGAAGGTAATCGTAGAACCGCAGTTTAATGAAATTATTGGACTTTCCATTGTAGGTGCACATGCTACAGAATTAATTGGACAAGGAACCATCATGCTGCACGGGGAGTTGACCACGGATGTAATGGAAGACTTTATCGCTGCTCATCCTACATTATCCGAAGCGATTCATGAAGCTCTTTTGCAGTCAACGGGTCAGGCCGTTCACTCATGA
- a CDS encoding ArsB/NhaD family transporter, producing the protein MHNAIQHITSFHVYAAIIIFIITYFLIMTEKINRASAALLGAILMILLGIVDFNKAIMEHIQWETIVLLMGMMILVGITNKTGVFQYAAIKSAKIAKGDPVRILVILSILTGVGSAFLDNVTTVLLIVPVTFSITTILNINPFPFLISEVLFSNIGGTATLIGDPPNIMIGAANPHLDFNAFLLNLAPAVLIIGVVTLGILVLIYRKKLKVEDSKKQELMSLNEKDYIQDSALMKKSLTVLVLTILGFTLHSVLHIDAAMVAITGAAVLLVIGLRTHDEVESAFDSVEWTTIIFFAGLFILVGGLIDVGIIKKLAAGALNVTDGNIALSAYLILWISGIASAVIDNIPFVATMIPLIQDMAHGMGMSPDSAQISVLWWSLALGACLGGNGTLIGASANVIVAGMAVKKGHKFSFMDFLKIGAPITLVSLLISTLYIFLRYLLFL; encoded by the coding sequence ATGCACAATGCAATTCAACACATTACAAGTTTTCATGTATACGCAGCCATTATTATATTTATCATTACATATTTTTTGATTATGACCGAAAAGATCAATCGCGCTTCAGCAGCTCTTTTAGGTGCTATATTGATGATTCTGTTAGGTATTGTTGACTTTAATAAGGCCATTATGGAGCACATTCAATGGGAAACGATTGTCCTTCTTATGGGTATGATGATTTTAGTCGGCATCACAAACAAAACAGGCGTGTTTCAATACGCAGCCATCAAGTCGGCGAAAATTGCTAAAGGTGATCCAGTTAGAATTCTAGTTATTTTATCGATTTTAACAGGTGTCGGATCCGCTTTTTTAGACAATGTAACAACGGTGTTGTTAATTGTTCCGGTTACATTTTCAATCACTACTATCTTAAATATTAACCCTTTTCCATTTCTTATTTCAGAAGTGCTGTTTTCAAATATTGGAGGAACAGCAACTTTAATAGGAGATCCACCGAATATCATGATTGGGGCAGCGAATCCTCATCTTGATTTTAACGCTTTTTTATTAAATTTAGCTCCTGCAGTACTAATTATCGGTGTTGTTACACTAGGAATTCTTGTTCTTATTTATCGTAAAAAATTAAAAGTAGAAGATAGTAAAAAACAAGAGCTAATGAGTTTAAATGAAAAAGATTATATTCAAGATTCCGCTTTAATGAAAAAATCGTTAACGGTATTAGTATTAACGATTCTAGGTTTTACCCTGCACTCCGTTTTACATATCGATGCGGCTATGGTAGCCATTACGGGTGCAGCTGTGTTATTGGTAATTGGATTACGAACTCATGATGAAGTAGAAAGTGCATTTGATTCTGTTGAATGGACAACGATTATTTTCTTTGCTGGTTTATTTATTCTTGTCGGAGGATTAATCGATGTAGGCATTATTAAAAAGCTGGCTGCCGGCGCGTTGAACGTTACAGACGGCAATATTGCACTGTCAGCTTATCTGATTTTGTGGATTAGCGGAATTGCATCAGCTGTTATTGACAACATTCCTTTTGTTGCTACAATGATTCCGCTTATTCAAGATATGGCTCACGGAATGGGAATGAGCCCTGATTCTGCTCAAATCAGTGTACTATGGTGGTCACTGGCTCTAGGAGCATGTTTGGGAGGAAACGGTACGTTAATTGGAGCATCTGCCAACGTCATTGTAGCTGGCATGGCTGTAAAAAAAGGACATAAATTTTCATTTATGGATTTCTTAAAAATTGGAGCTCCAATCACACTCGTATCTCTTTTGATTTCAACGTTATATATCTTCCTTCGCTATCTTTTATTTCTGTAA
- a CDS encoding alpha-ketoacid dehydrogenase subunit beta, whose protein sequence is MTRKLSMSEAINEAMKLAMRKDENVILLGEDVAGGAEIDHLQDDEAWGGVLGVTKGLVQEFGRERILDTPISEAAYIGAAMGAAATGLRPVAELMFNDFIGCCLDQVLNQGAKFRYMFGGKAEVPVTIRTTHGAGFRAAAQHSQSLYALFTSIPGIKVVVPSTPYDAKGLLLAAIEDNDPVIFFEDKTLYNMKGEVPEGYYTIPLGKADVKREGTDLTIVAIGKQVNTALTAAEQLSHKGIDVEVVDPRSLSPFDEETILSSVEKTNRLIVIDEANPRCSIATDIAALVADKGFDMLDAPIKRITAPHTPVPFSPPLEDIYLPTPQKVIEVVSELLGDKSLLSV, encoded by the coding sequence ATGACTAGAAAATTAAGTATGTCTGAAGCTATCAATGAAGCAATGAAACTAGCGATGCGAAAAGATGAGAATGTGATTCTGCTGGGAGAAGATGTAGCTGGTGGAGCGGAAATTGACCACCTGCAAGATGATGAGGCTTGGGGCGGGGTCCTTGGAGTGACAAAGGGGCTTGTACAAGAATTTGGACGTGAACGAATTCTTGATACGCCTATTTCAGAAGCAGCTTATATAGGAGCTGCAATGGGAGCGGCAGCGACAGGGTTAAGACCGGTTGCAGAATTAATGTTTAATGACTTTATTGGCTGTTGTTTAGATCAAGTGCTGAATCAAGGCGCAAAATTTAGATATATGTTTGGAGGAAAAGCTGAAGTGCCCGTGACGATTCGAACGACTCATGGAGCAGGGTTTAGGGCTGCAGCTCAGCATTCTCAGAGCTTGTATGCTTTGTTCACTAGCATTCCTGGCATTAAAGTAGTGGTGCCTTCTACCCCTTACGATGCCAAAGGATTATTGTTAGCAGCAATTGAAGACAATGATCCGGTTATCTTTTTTGAAGACAAAACATTGTACAACATGAAAGGAGAGGTTCCTGAAGGCTACTATACGATTCCGTTAGGAAAAGCGGATGTAAAACGCGAAGGAACGGATTTAACCATTGTAGCGATTGGAAAACAAGTAAATACTGCGCTTACGGCAGCTGAGCAATTATCTCACAAAGGAATTGACGTAGAAGTAGTCGATCCGCGAAGTTTATCACCTTTTGACGAAGAGACCATTCTTTCATCTGTAGAAAAAACAAATCGCTTAATTGTCATTGACGAAGCCAATCCAAGATGCAGCATAGCAACAGATATTGCTGCGCTAGTTGCCGATAAAGGATTTGACATGCTTGATGCACCTATTAAACGAATTACAGCACCACATACACCTGTACCATTTTCACCTCCATTAGAAGATATTTATCTGCCAACACCGCAAAAAGTAATTGAAGTTGTATCGGAGTTGCTAGGAGATAAATCGCTTCTAAGCGTGTAA